In one window of Miscanthus floridulus cultivar M001 chromosome 12, ASM1932011v1, whole genome shotgun sequence DNA:
- the LOC136497509 gene encoding transcription factor GTE2-like isoform X2 → MRKPKAREPNKREMSLEENMLRLGLESLPEENMHSVLQIARKRNINLEMLGDEIELDIDEMDVETRWELDRTNFNKALKKSQRAAMMNGCVADVTSAAVAEDDTAPVGDVPALVDNDDAENEKPVKSTTMSEQVDEYVDIGDEMPTATYQSMEIEKDAEGATGSGGSGSATSSSSVLSRGAQGTVPQELAMLILWLRGGC, encoded by the exons ATGCGGAAACCGAAAGCGAGGGAGCCTAACAAGAGGGAGATGAGCCTGGAGGAGAACATGCTCAGGTTGGGGTTAGAGAGCTTGCCCGAAGAGAATATGCATAGTGTGCTGCAGATTGCGCGGAAGAGGAATATCAACCTGGAGATGCTTGGGGATGAGATCGAACTGGATATTGATGAGATGGATGTTGAGACACGGTGGGAGCTCGATCGCACCAACTTCAACAAGGCGCTCAAGAAGTCTCAGCGTGCTGCGATGATGAATGGTTGTGTTGCTGATGTAACCAGTGCTGCTgtggctgaggatgacactgcaCCTGTGGGCGATGTGCCTGCATTGGTTGACAATGATGATGCG GAGAATGAGAAACCTGTGAAGAGCACTACAATGTCTGAGCAGGTGGATGAGTATGTTGATATTGGGGATGAGATGCCAACAGCCACTTACCAATCCATGGAGATCGAGAAGGACGCTGAAGGTGCGACTGGCTCTGGTGGTTCTGGCAGTGCCACTTCGTCGTCCAGTG TTCTGAGTCGAGGAGCTCAGGGGACAGTGCCTCAGGAGCTGGCAATGCTCATTCTTTGGCTTAGGGGAGGTTGTTGA
- the LOC136497509 gene encoding transcription factor GTE2-like isoform X1, whose product MRKPKAREPNKREMSLEENMLRLGLESLPEENMHSVLQIARKRNINLEMLGDEIELDIDEMDVETRWELDRTNFNKALKKSQRAAMMNGCVADVTSAAVAEDDTAPVGDVPALVDNDDAENEKPVKSTTMSEQVDEYVDIGDEMPTATYQSMEIEKDAEGATGSGGSGSATSSSSGMIKMALCIPSTLPNLFREQTFYIYCCLLLQVLSRGAQGTVPQELAMLILWLRGGC is encoded by the exons ATGCGGAAACCGAAAGCGAGGGAGCCTAACAAGAGGGAGATGAGCCTGGAGGAGAACATGCTCAGGTTGGGGTTAGAGAGCTTGCCCGAAGAGAATATGCATAGTGTGCTGCAGATTGCGCGGAAGAGGAATATCAACCTGGAGATGCTTGGGGATGAGATCGAACTGGATATTGATGAGATGGATGTTGAGACACGGTGGGAGCTCGATCGCACCAACTTCAACAAGGCGCTCAAGAAGTCTCAGCGTGCTGCGATGATGAATGGTTGTGTTGCTGATGTAACCAGTGCTGCTgtggctgaggatgacactgcaCCTGTGGGCGATGTGCCTGCATTGGTTGACAATGATGATGCG GAGAATGAGAAACCTGTGAAGAGCACTACAATGTCTGAGCAGGTGGATGAGTATGTTGATATTGGGGATGAGATGCCAACAGCCACTTACCAATCCATGGAGATCGAGAAGGACGCTGAAGGTGCGACTGGCTCTGGTGGTTCTGGCAGTGCCACTTCGTCGTCCAGTGGTATGATCAAGATGGCATTGTGTATTCCTTCAACACTTCCAAATTTGTTCAGGGAGCAGACTTTTTACATTTACTGCTGCCTTCTTTTACAAGTTCTGAGTCGAGGAGCTCAGGGGACAGTGCCTCAGGAGCTGGCAATGCTCATTCTTTGGCTTAGGGGAGGTTGTTGA
- the LOC136497508 gene encoding transcription factor GTE2-like translates to MASALLAGQGGAHHHSWGETRAPLAPIPPNPSPSQPHPRADGSKSKSKPRAAAAGYVTFRPSSLGHREARALRDRLAGELGQVRALLSRIDTWQQQGPLPAPPAKQQLRGEMRKRCGQILTRLRKDKRSVWFNAPVEVERLGLHDYHAVIKRPMDLGTVKEGLAAGRYASHDDFAADVRLTFTNALRYNPVGHEVHTFAGALLAYFERMYKEALANFEEEYRRLEAPRPVAAELPPPPAAEPVEGKAKPRAGNARMRKPKAREPNKREMSLDEKNMLRIGLESLPEEKMHNVLQIVRKRNNNPEMLGDEIELDIDEMDVETQWELDRFVTNFNKTLKKSQRAAMMNGGAADVTSAAVAEDDITPVGNVPALVDNDDAESEKPVKSTAMAELVDEYVDIGDEMPTATYQSMEIEKDAEGATGSGGSGSGSSSSSGSESRSSGDSASGAGNAHSLA, encoded by the exons ATGGCCTCCGCCCTGCTGGCCGGACAGGGCGGGGCGCACCACCACAGCTGGGGGGAGACGCGCGCCCCGCTCGCGCCCATCCCGCCCAACCCTAGCCCCAGCCAGCCCCACCCTCGCGCCGACGGGTCCAAGTCCAAGTCCAagccgcgggcggcggcggccggctacGTGACGTTCCGCCCGTCCTCCCTGGGCCACCGCGAGGCCCGCGCGCTCCGGGACCGCCTCGCGGGGGAGCTGGGCCAGGTCCGCGCCCTCCTCTCCCGCATCGACACCTGGCAGCAGCAGGGCCCGCTCCCCGCGCCGCCCGCGAAGCAGCAGCTCCGCGGCGAGATGCGGAAGCGGTGCGGCCAGATCCTCACCAGGCTGCGCAAGGACAAGCGGAGCGTGTGGTTCAACGCGCCCGTCGAGGTGGAGCGCCTCGGCCTCCACGACTACCACGCCGTCATCAAGCGCCCCATGGATCTCGGCACCGTCAAGGAGGGCCTCGCCGCCGGGAGGTACGCCTCGCACGACGACTTCGCGGCCGACGTCCGCCTCACCTTCACCAACGCGCTGCGGTACAACCCCGTCGGCCACGAGGTCCACACGTTCGCCGGCGCCCTCCTCGCCTACTTCGAGAGGATGTACAAGGAGGCGCTCGCTAATTTCGAGGAAGAGTACAGACGCCTTGAGGCGCCAAGGCCAGTGGCGGCTGAATTGCCACCTCCACCGGCAGCTGAGCCTGTTGAGGGGAAGGCTAAGCCGAGAGCAGGGAATGCAAGGATGCGGAAGCCCAAGGCGAGGGAGCCTAACAAGAGGGAGATGAGCCTGGACGAGAAGAACATGCTCAGGATTGGGCTGGAGAGTCTGCCTGAAGAGAAGATGCATAATGTGCTTCAGATTGTGCGGAAGAGGAACAACAATCCGGAGATGCTTGGGGATGAGATCGAGCTTGATATTGATGAGATGGATGTTGAGACACAGTGGGAGCTTGATCGATTCGTAACTAACTTCAACAAGACGCTCAAGAAGTCTCAGCGTGCTGCGATGATGAATGGTGGTGCTGCTGATGTAACCAGTGCTGCTGTGGCTGAGGATGACATTACACCTGTGGGCAATGTGCCTGCATTGGTTGACAATGATGACGCG GAGAGTGAGAAACCTGTGAAGAGCACTGCAATGGCCGAGCTGGTGGATGAGTATGTTGATATTGGGGATGAGATGCCAACAGCCACTTACCAATCCATGGAGATCGAGAAGGACGCTGAAGGTGCGACTGGCTCTGGTGGTTCTGGCAGTGGCTCTTCATCGTCCAGTG GTTCTGAGTCGAGGAGCTCAGGGGACAGTGCCTCAGGAGCTGGCAATGCTCATTCTTTGGCTTAA